In Humulus lupulus chromosome 6, drHumLupu1.1, whole genome shotgun sequence, a single genomic region encodes these proteins:
- the LOC133782042 gene encoding cationic peroxidase 2-like — MEGYKLVILFFTSLGLVGTLVNGQGTKVGFYSRTCPKAESIVRSTVETHFKSNPRIAPGILRMHFHDCFVHGCDGSILIEGAGTEKTAPPNSGIPGYNVIDDAKQQLEAACPGVVSCADIVALAARDSVVLTKGFSWKVPTGRRDGRVSLASDTNNLPGFTESIDVQKDKFAAKGLNTQDLVTLVGGHTIGTTACQLFSYRLYNFTTTGNGADPTIDPSFLPQLRALCPENGDGAKRVDLDTRSAATFDATFFRNLRNGRGVLESDQKLWTDPSTKPFVQRFLGERGLRSLNFNVEFGKSMVKMSNIGVKTGTDGEIRRLCTAFN, encoded by the exons ATGGAAGGCTATAAACTGGTCATTTTATTTTTCACGTCACTTGGTTTAGTTGGCACATTAGTGAATGGGCAGGGCACCAAGGTTGGGTTCTACTCAAGAACGTGCCCCAAAGCCGAGTCCATTGTTAGATCAACCGTGGAGACTCACTTCAAATCCAATCCTCGCATAGCTCCCGGCATCCTCAGAATGCATTTCCACGACTGCTTCGTCCATGGCTGCGACGGCTCTATCCTTATCGAAGGTGCAGGCACCGAGAAGACTGCCCCACCGAACAGTGGAATACCCGGCTACAATGTCATAGACGACGCTAAGCAACAACTCGAAGCTGCATGCCCTGGTGTGGTTTCTTGTGCAGATATTGTGGCACTTGCTGCACGTGACTCTGTTGTCTTG ACTAAAGGTTTCAGTTGGAAAGTGCCTACTGGGCGTAGAGATGGGCGAGTTTCATTGGCGAGTGATACTAACAACTTGCCTGGCTTTACGGAGTCCATTGACGTGCAAAAGGATAAATTTGCAGCGAAGGGTCTCAACACTCAAGATCTGGTCACACTGGTTGGTGGACACACCATTGGTACCACGGCATGCCAGCTCTTCAGTTACAGACTCTACAACTTCACCACCACAGGAAATGGCGCCGATCCCACCATCGACCCTTCCTTCCTTCCTCAACTCAGAGCTCTCTGCCCGGAGAATGGCGACGGGGCCAAGCGGGTCGATCTGGACACTCGGAGCGCAGCCACTTTCGACGCCACTTTCTTCAGAAACTTGAGAAACGGTCGTGGAGTTCTGGAGTCGGATCAGAAGCTGTGGACCGATCCCTCCACCAAGCCCTTCGTCCAACGATTCTTGGGAGAGAGAGGATTGCGGAGCTTGAACTTCAATGTCGAATTTGGAAAGTCGATGGTGAAGATGAGTAATATTGGTGTCAAAACTGGCACTGACGGTGAAATTCGAAGGCTTTGCACTGCTTTCAATTAA